In Salinigranum marinum, one DNA window encodes the following:
- a CDS encoding type IV pilin N-terminal domain-containing protein, whose protein sequence is MNFKQLLTEDRAVSPVIGVILMVAITVILAAVIGTFVLGLGDQVSESAPQAQFTFNLDSSTDQLTITHDGGDAISSDNINITGGGNDVRWDNSQGITTAYDVSAGNSTVLNDGTVAGGGTEDAVTAGETIRIVWSSPNSDKTATVGQFEA, encoded by the coding sequence ATGAACTTCAAACAATTACTGACGGAGGACCGCGCAGTGAGCCCGGTCATTGGCGTCATCCTGATGGTCGCGATCACGGTGATCCTGGCGGCCGTCATCGGGACGTTCGTGCTCGGGCTCGGCGATCAGGTCTCCGAGAGCGCACCGCAAGCACAGTTTACGTTCAATCTTGATTCGAGTACTGACCAACTCACCATCACTCACGATGGAGGAGACGCGATCTCGAGCGACAATATCAACATCACTGGCGGTGGGAACGACGTCAGATGGGACAACTCGCAAGGCATCACCACGGCGTACGACGTCTCTGCCGGCAACTCGACCGTCCTCAATGACGGTACTGTGGCGGGTGGCGGCACCGAAGATGCCGTCACTGCAGGCGAGACGATCCGAATCGTCTGGTCGTCGCCCAACAGCGACAAGACTGCGACTGTCGGACAATTCGAGGCGTAA
- a CDS encoding type IV pilin N-terminal domain-containing protein produces the protein MNFRKLLTEDRAVSPVIGVILMVAITVILAAVIGTFVLGLGDQVSESAPQAQFSFDFANGTYGTITHDGGDSIDDSTLSVVVGGATVYSGTGAAGSPGDISASSPDFTAGAGAAADAWGSEVSAGDSIALAPGSDQAGNEVRIVWSSSNSDKTATIGQATWQG, from the coding sequence ATGAACTTCAGAAAACTACTGACGGAGGACCGCGCAGTGAGCCCGGTCATCGGCGTTATCCTGATGGTCGCGATCACGGTGATCCTAGCGGCCGTCATCGGGACGTTCGTGCTCGGGCTCGGTGACCAGGTCTCAGAGAGTGCACCACAGGCACAGTTCTCCTTCGACTTCGCGAACGGAACGTACGGAACGATCACCCACGACGGCGGGGACTCGATCGACGACTCGACGCTGAGCGTGGTCGTCGGTGGTGCTACCGTGTACTCAGGAACTGGTGCGGCCGGGAGCCCAGGCGACATTTCAGCGTCCTCACCTGACTTCACTGCCGGTGCCGGCGCCGCCGCCGACGCTTGGGGTAGTGAAGTGAGTGCCGGTGACTCTATCGCGCTGGCGCCAGGGTCGGACCAGGCTGGTAATGAAGTCCGTATCGTCTGGTCGTCGTCGAACAGCGACAAGACGGCCACGATCGGCCAGGCCACCTGGCAGGGCTGA